The DNA window ACGACCACACCGCGCTGCCCCACCACAACCCGACCCCCGTGAGGCTTCAGAGGCCTGGGCCAGTGCTGCTCGACTTTGGGGCCAGCATGTACGGATATGCGAGCGACACCACCAGGACCATGTGGCACGGCGAGGGAGGGGCGGAGTTCAAAAGGCTAATAGAGCTTGTCGCTGAGGCCCAGGCCGAGGCCGTGGACCAGATAGCCCCTGGCGTTGAGGCCAGGAGCCCTGACCTAGCTTCGCGCAGGGTCCTTGCTAAGGAGGGTCTTGACAAGTTCTACAATCACGGCCTCGGACACGGCGTCGGCGTTGAGGTCCACGAGACGCCCTACCTGGGCCCCGCGTCAACAGATGTGCTTGAGAAGAACATGGTTGTCACAGTCGAGCCGGCTTCTACATACCTGGGGTCCACGGCGTCAGGGTTGAGGACATGGTGCTGGTTACCGCGAAGGGGGCAAGGCTCATCACGAGGCTCTCAAGGATAATAGGCTAGGCAGTTATACTCTTTGCAATGCTTTCTACCTTCCGCACGACGTCCGGCCCCATCGGCGAGCCGGTCAGCCTCTCCGTCAGTCTGCAGAAGCCGCACTCGTCGCCGCTGGCTGGCATGCCGCAGTAGCGGCACCTGTTGGGTGGCGACGCGGGCCTCGGGTATGAGGACAAGCCCTTGGCGAGCGCCCTGGCGCTTGAGATGAGCATGCTGGGGCTCTCGGCCTCTATCCTGTTGAGGGACTCCTTTATTGCCTCCTCAACAGTTGACCTCGTCTTAAACGGGCACTCAATGTCAACGTGGTTGACGCCGTAGACCTTGACGAAGGCCCTGGTCTCGTCCTCGTATATGTCGTAGAGCGGCCTGACCCTCTTGACTGCTGAGCCCTCGGACTCGCTCACGGGCCCCAGCTTAGTTATGTTGTCAAGCCTCTGCTGGAGGAAGTTCTTGACGGCGTAGGTCATGAGGTCGTTCATGTGATGCCCAGTCGCTATGGCCGAGGCCCCCATTGACGCTGCCAGAGCGTTGAGCAGGTACCTCTTCACTAGGCCGCAGACACTGCACGCAGGCCTGCGGCTGCGCCTTATTACCTCAGGCATGTACATTCCGAGTACCTCCTTGAGGTCTATTGTGACACACCTTATGTTGCGGGCCCTTGAGCAGGCGGCCTTAAAGGCCTCAAGTGACCTATCGGAGAACTCGCCCATGCCGAGCACTATGTGAACAGCTACGACGTTTACCTTAAGCTCTGGGGCTATCTCATCAAGGAGGCTCATAAGGGCTACGCTGTCCTTGCCGCCTGAGACCGCCAGGAGCAGGGTGTCGCCGTCCTTTACCATGTTGTACTTGAGCAGGTTCCCCTTGAC is part of the Acidilobus sp. 7A genome and encodes:
- a CDS encoding ATP-binding protein; translated protein: MLEAPAVKVFDEPRAKCVKCGAPARIRLNYANAWLCDAHFKEYLKERVKGNLLKYNMVKDGDTLLLAVSGGKDSVALMSLLDEIAPELKVNVVAVHIVLGMGEFSDRSLEAFKAACSRARNIRCVTIDLKEVLGMYMPEVIRRSRRPACSVCGLVKRYLLNALAASMGASAIATGHHMNDLMTYAVKNFLQQRLDNITKLGPVSESEGSAVKRVRPLYDIYEDETRAFVKVYGVNHVDIECPFKTRSTVEEAIKESLNRIEAESPSMLISSARALAKGLSSYPRPASPPNRCRYCGMPASGDECGFCRLTERLTGSPMGPDVVRKVESIAKSITA